CTTTACGATCCGAAAACCTTCATCACTCACGCGGCGTTGCTCCGTCAGACTTTCGTCCATTGCGGAAGATTCCCTACTGCTGCCTCCCGTAGGAGTCTGGGCCGTGTCTCAGTCCCAGTGTGGCCGATCACCCTCTCAGGTCGGCTACGCATCGTCGCCTTGGTGAGCCGTTACCTCACCAACTAGCTAATGTTGCGCACCCCCATTTTTTGGTGAAGCTTTAAGGCTTCTTTTAATAAAAAAACATGCATTTTTTTATCATATCTGGTATTAGCCGCTGTTTCCAATGGTTATCCCGGTCCAAAAGGTAGGTTAGGTACGTGTTACTCACCCATTTGCTACTGAATATATTAGCAAGCTAACATATTCCGTTCAACATGCATGTATTAAGCACACAGATAGCGTTTATCCTGAGCTAGGATCAAACTCTCATGATTGCGTTCAATTTGAAATTGGTTTTGAAATTATATACCTAGTTTTGAAAGATCTAAAATTTTTTTTGCCGTTTTAACAGCGTAAATATAATTGTATCACAAAAAAATTTTTTTACAAATAATTTTTTTTTTTTTTTTACGCTGCCTGTTTTTAACTTTAAAACAAAGCTTAGTTATTATAACCCGGCAAAATAAAAAAACCAAGAAAAAAGTTAAAAAAAATTTTTTTCTTCTTTAATTTATTATATATAGGCATTTTTTCCTAATTTTTTTTGTAAATTTTGTAAAATTTTAGGAGATTTTTTGCTTTACACCAGTCCTAGTTAATCTTAAAAATGACCGGTGGATTTGAAAAAAAATATTTTTTTTAAATTTTTAACCAAATAAAAATATTTTTTTTCAAATTTGCAAATTTTTACATGTTTATTTGGGAAAATTTGCTTAATTTTATTTTTTTTGTTTGTTTTACAAAAAAACTTATAATTTATTATGTTAATGCTTTTTAGCGGAGAAATATGCCGATTTGAAAAATTATTTTATTAATTACAGGGATTTTTGCATTTTTGGTTGCACTAGTCTCATTTGTTTGAACATGAGTGAAAAAAAATAAATTAATTAAAAAATATAATTTCGAACACCAAAGTCAAAATTATGATGAGTGGATAAATCTAAAATCACAAGTCACTGAATTAGAAAGCGATCTTTGGCTCGTTGAAAGTCTTGAATTGGTTATTAATAAAATAAGGGAAACAAATTCAAAAACAAATTTATTTGTTGAAAAAGATGGTCTAGTTGCTTGTCTTAGTCAAAAAAATATCCAAAACTCAACAAACACAGTTTTTGATTCCTGGCTTGATCAAAACAGTTTGACAAAAAATATTGAAAAATTGCAAATAAAAAATCTAAAATATGCAAGCAATTTCGAGACTTTTTTTGATTTTATTTTAATTTCGGCAGAAATTAACCCTAAAAATTTTCTAGAATTTTTAGAAAAGGTTAAAATTGGCGGACACTTAGTCTGAAAATATAAAAAAAATCAGCGAAGGGCAATTTTAAAGATGTTAAAATTGCATAAAATCCATTTTGATGAATTTTTTTATTATAATTTTTTGATAATTCAAAAAAAATAAATTAAAATTTTACTAAAAATTGTTTAAAAAGGAAAAAAATGAAAAAAATGATGAATGACGAAGTTCTTTTAACACAACAAAAACTTGATGAAATAAAAAAAGAACTTGAACATTTAATAAATGTTGAGCGTGTTAATGTAATTCAAGAAATTAAAGATGCTCGCTCACAAGGCGATCTTTCTGAAAATGCCGAATATGATGTAGCCCGTGAAAAACAAGGGATAATTGAGTCAAAAATACGTGAATTTGAAGCTATTATTGCAAAAGCAAAAATAATTGAAACTCGTTCAGGATCAAAACGAGTTTCAATTGGATCAAAAGTTACTCTTAAAAATCTTGAAAGTGGTTTAGTTCAAACTTTTCAGATTGTTTCTTCAATTGACGCTGATCCTTTTGCCAATAAAATTTCCAATTTTTCACCGATTGCACAAGTTCTTTTAGGTCAACATGAAGGAGATGAAGTTGAAGTTGATGTAAATGAAAAATACTCGGTTAAAATTTTGGAAGTAACTAACGAATAAAATGCATTTTTCAATAAAAAAATTTTTTCCTGATTCGCCAGAAATGTGGAAAAAATTTGCTAAAATTACTATTCCAGTAATTTTAGCAACGCTTTTTATTTCAATAAATAATTTTGTTGATAATTTCATGGTTTCCCAAATCAGTGGCGGTATTACGGCTGTCGGGATGGCCAATTTTTGAACAGGAATTGTTTTTTCTTTTATAATTTCGATTAACACAATCGGGTCAATTATTTTTGCCCAATATTGAGGAAAAAAAGAATTTAAACTGGCCCAACAAGTAAATAATATTAGATATATTCTTTGTTTTATTGTTATTTTATTCTTTGCTGTTCTCTCTTGAGCTTTTCCTGAAAGTCTGCTCAGAGTGGTTCAGTGAAGAAGGGGTTCGTCAAATTTAGACCAAGATATTTTTGATCAGGCAAAAAGTTACTTATTTATAATAAGTTTTTCTTGAATCTTGTTTGCCTACATTGTCACTTCCTCAGGAATTCTGCGCGAAATTGGTGTAATGAAAGTTTCTGTTCTTTTTAACACTTTAACCTTAGTAATGAATATTGGTCTTAATTTTTTCCTAATTCCGCTAATGGGAGTCTCTGGTTCAGCGCTTGCAACTGTAATTTCAAGACTAATAACCTCTCTTTTAATGTATTTATATCAACTTTTTTATAAAAAAGAAGTTAGTCTCTCAATTTTAAAAATGTTTCAAATTGAGAGAAACATTTGAAAGCAGTTTTTCGCCCGTTTTGTCGGAATGTCGCTTGTAACTATTGCCTCTTTAATTATTTCAATCCGTTCAGTTCTTTGATCTCAAAGTTTGCCGCCAGGTTCAATTGGAATTGACGATGGAAGTGGTTTTTATAAATTTTGAGGCATAGGATTTTTAACTGTTTCAGGAATTATTATCACAATTGCTAACATTTTTTTTACAACTTTTGCCTCAATTCAGACAAGTGTTTCGATTGTTGTTGGTCAAAATTTAGGTCAAAATAAAATTGAACTAGCCAAAAAAAACGCTGCAATGCTCAAAGGTTTTTTGTTTGTTGTTTCAGTTGTTATGTCAGTTGTTGCCTTTATTATCGTTTTTGCTATCACAAAAACTGACTTGATCACAACGGGAATTAAAGAACAAGTTCAAAAAGGATTGTCTGATTATTTTAACGAAAATAATTTGCCAATTGACCAAGCTGTTATTGACGCTCAAAAAGTTTTGGCCGTTGATTTTTATTTAAATCAGATTTTTATGATCTGTATAGTTATAATTTTAATTAATCCAATTTGGGTTCAAATTAACTCCTCTTTAACGATAATTAAAGCCGGCGGACGGGCTAATTTTGCTAGTTGGTGAGACTTTTTTACCGGTTTAGGGCAACTTGTTTGACAAATTCTTATAGTTTTTGTTCTTATCCCTCTTATTTCTGAAGTTCATTTAAAACTTTTTGTTTCACTGACAGTTTTTTATCTTTCAGATATTCTAAAGTGAATTATTTTTGAACTAATTTATCTAAAATCTAATTGAGCGATTAATTTGACGCTTGAAAATTCGACTTTAAAAGAATCTATCTAAAATCTTGTTGTTTATAATTTTTTTGCTATAATTTATTAAGTTAAACTCATTTTATAAGGGGAAAATTTTGGCAAAAGGAGAAATTTCATGGCTAAAGTGACAAATATGAAAATCTCTTTTGTGGCGATTTTCATATCAATTGCGGTAATTATGTTAATAATCGGAGTCAGATTGGCTCCTTTTGCTATTTTACCTAATTTCCGCTTTTCAATTATTGGACTGCCGATTAAAATAACAGGTTTTATTTTTGGACCAATTGTTGGTTTTTTAACCGGTTTACTAGCTGATTTGATTACTTTTTTGTTCATTCCCGGTGTTTATTCTTGGTATTATACTCTTAGTCTTTCACTTACTGGGTTTATTCCTGGCGTTTTCTTTTGATTTTTTGTTGCTCAAGGGAAAAAATGATTCCAAAAAGATAAAATTTTAGAACGCTTAGGAGATAAAATTTTTGCCCAAAAGCGAGAAATTTTTAACTACACTTATGATGCAATTAGCCATAACACAAAAGATATAAACTTAGAGCGAAAAATGCGGCAAAATTTGCTTAGATTACAAAAAAAAGTCGCTAAAATTCAAGGTTGAACCGAAGAAAAAGCTTTATTGAATTTTTATTGAATATCGAGTTTTGTTGTCTTGGCTTTAATAGCTTCGGCAGTTATTTCGACGGTTGTGTTTAATTCTTCTATTGATTTTAGCAAGGCGCGCTTCATTTCTAGCAAAACTTCGTTTTTAATTTTGATTCTTTTTGGTACTTTTTCAATGATTATCTTTTTACTTGTTGCGCGTTTTGTTAACTTTTTCCGTAAAAATGATCGATATTTGACTCTTGTTCCAATTATTGCATTCTCTGCCTTGCACGAACCAATTGCAAGCGTTCTTGCCGCAAAAGGTGATGTAGAATCTGGTGCACTTAATAATTTTGAAACCGCTTTTTTAACACATATAATTATTTCTCCTGCTAAAATTTGGATTAATGCCTCTGTTATTTATTTCACTGCAAGAGCTGTTGTACCTTTAGTTTATAAAAAATTCTCTTACTCTCTTACTTAAATTATGGAAAATATTATTAATTTTAATAACGAGAAAAAGCAAAAACTTGTTTTTCATAATATAAAAAATAAGTATTGAAATTATTTTAGTCTTGAATTAGATGCAAAACAATGTGGATTTATTTATTCCTCTGATCCAAATTTTTTTAATGAATTCAAAACAATTCTTCAAAAAGAAGATTCTTATAACGGATTTATTCTTGAAAACGATAAACCTTATGATTACAGCAAAAACAGTTGTTTTTCAGATTTTTTATCAAAAGAAATGTATGAAAAAATTAAAAAAAAGCTCGTTATTCAGGTTCTTTTATCCCATTGAAACACAAAACCGTTTGAAATTGAAACTAATACAACAAGAAAATACCTTTTATATTTAACAATGCCTGAAATTGATCGATTTATAACAAATGTGGATAATCAAATAACTAATTTGTTAGAAAAAAGTGCTTTTTTTTCTTTTAATTTTACCGAAATGGTCAATAAAATTAAAAGCGAGTATAAAACATTAAACGAAAATTTTTATAATTTATACATAAAAACAGAATTAAATCCAAAAGTTGAGCGAGAAAATTTAAACCAAGAATTAAAGCTTAGCAATCCTTTTTTTGATTTTAAATTTGACAATTTTAAAAACAACGAAACAACCCAAAATGCATTAAAAATTATTAAAAATGATATAAAAAACATTATTAGCCAGCATAATTCGCTAACAAATTCACCAGATGCTGACCTTTATAAAATAAAAATTTTTACTACTGGGTATGCTTGTTTTTTGAATTTAATAAAACAAAGCGGAAATTTCAGGTGATTGTCAACTGAACAAATATTTCAAATTTACTACGAATTTGAAGTTTGGATGTCCAAATTGTTAAACCAAAAAAGTCTTGATAATATTCCAAGTGTTCAAAACTTTTTTGATAAAACTTTTGCTGATGATTTTTGAATTTTTTGAAGAAAAAATCGCCAGCAAAAAATTCTTGAAGAAAAAAATAAAAAGGCACAAAAACACTTTAGAACAAAGAAAATTAACGCTTTTCGCAAAGAAAATCCTTATTACCAAAATCTTAAAATAAACAGCAAAACTTTGCTACGCGCCAATGTTTTGTGACAACACGAAGTAATTAGAATGAAAAAAAGTCTCAGAAAGAAGAATTTTAGTAACTCTTTTTTTGCAAAAAGACTTTGAGTTTCTTCTATTGAGAACAAATTAAAAAGATTAAAAAATAAAATTTCAAAAAACGAATATTCGACTCATTTTGCTTTTTTGAGAGATACCTTGTTGGATTTAAAAAATTTTTTTTACTATTATAATTTAAGCAGAATTGATACTTTTTTGCGAAAAAATCAATTTTTGATTTTTTGTTTTGAAAACAAAATTAATTTTGACATTTTGTACCAATTTTACGGTGATCTTCCCGAAAATATTTTGTTTTTTTTAGAATTAAAAAAAACAAAAATGGGTAATTATTCTCGCTTTTTATTTGACGAAAATTCTTTTTACCTAAACACTACTTACAAACAAAAACTTTTTCAGCATTTTTTTAATGACGGCGAGAATTCGGTCCAACTTTTTATTTGTGCAAAACGGTCAATCAAACCTATTCGTGATTTTAGTATTGTTTTTATTGAAAACGGTACTTTAATCGAATATATTCAAGAGGTGGATTTGCCTTTGACTCCAAAAACCACATTTGCTAAGTTTTTTTACCAAAATAGTAGTTTTGATCGAACTAATTTGTATTTGCTTGAAACGCAACTTTACAAGCAAATACAAAACGAAGTTTTTCGAAAAAACCCCTCTGGAATCAACAACAATTTTGAATATTACGCTGATTTTTGAAATCCTATAAAAAATATAAAAATAACTAACGAATTTCCGAGACAAAACAGACTTTTGGACGAAGATATTCTTGTCATAAATTTATAAGCGGTGAACCATGGAAAATAAATATAATCATAAAATAGTTGAAAAAAATAGAAACCAAAAATGACTTGATAAGCGTTTTTTTTATGCTAGTCCAAATCCAAAAAAACCTTTTTCCATCATAAGCCCGCCGCCAAATGTCACAGGACACTTGCATTTAGGTCATTCTTGAAATATTTTTATTCAAGATTCCTTGATTAGATTTCATAAACTTCAAGGTTTTGACGTTCTTTTACTGCCTTGCGTTGATCATGCCGGAATTGCTACTCAGGCAAAAGTTGAAGCTTTTTTAGCGGAAAAAAATATTTCTAAATTTGATTTAGGCCGCGAGAAATTCATCCAAAAATGCTATCAGTGAAAAGACGAGCAATATCTAAAAATTAAAGAACAATGAAATAAATTAGGGATTGCCTTTGATTATTCCAAAGAAAGATTTACACTTGACAATGAAGCTCAAGTCGCTGTTTCAAATTTTTTTATCAAATTATGAGAAAAAAATTTGATTTATCGCGGAAAAAGAGCGATAAATTGAGATGTAAAATTACAAACTGCACTTTCAAATATTGAAGTGATCAACAAACCTGTAAATCAAAAAATGTATTATTTAAAATACTTTTTGAAAGACTCAAGCGAATTTTTAACCGTGGCAACAACAAGAATTGAAACTATTTCATCCGATGTTGTCTTAGCCGTAAATCCAAAAGATAAAAGATATTCAAACTTTATTGGCAAAGAAGTTATTCATCCTTTAACTAAAAAAATAATAAAAATAATTGGCGATTCTAATGTTAGTCAAGATTTTGGCTCAGGGGTTATGAAGGTTTCGGCTCATTCAATTTTAGACTTTGAAATTTTAGAAAAAAACGACTTGTCTGCCGAAGATTGCATTGATGATTATGGAAATTTAAATAAAAATACCCTTGAATTTGAAGGA
Above is a window of Mesomycoplasma ovipneumoniae DNA encoding:
- a CDS encoding BC85_0335 family putative methyltransferase; its protein translation is MPIWKIILLITGIFAFLVALVSFVWTWVKKNKLIKKYNFEHQSQNYDEWINLKSQVTELESDLWLVESLELVINKIRETNSKTNLFVEKDGLVACLSQKNIQNSTNTVFDSWLDQNSLTKNIEKLQIKNLKYASNFETFFDFILISAEINPKNFLEFLEKVKIGGHLVWKYKKNQRRAILKMLKLHKIHFDEFFYYNFLIIQKK
- a CDS encoding LytS/YhcK type 5TM receptor domain-containing protein — translated: MAKVTNMKISFVAIFISIAVIMLIIGVRLAPFAILPNFRFSIIGLPIKITGFIFGPIVGFLTGLLADLITFLFIPGVYSWYYTLSLSLTGFIPGVFFWFFVAQGKKWFQKDKILERLGDKIFAQKREIFNYTYDAISHNTKDINLERKMRQNLLRLQKKVAKIQGWTEEKALLNFYWISSFVVLALIASAVISTVVFNSSIDFSKARFISSKTSFLILILFGTFSMIIFLLVARFVNFFRKNDRYLTLVPIIAFSALHEPIASVLAAKGDVESGALNNFETAFLTHIIISPAKIWINASVIYFTARAVVPLVYKKFSYSLT
- a CDS encoding MATE family efflux transporter, which encodes MHFSIKKFFPDSPEMWKKFAKITIPVILATLFISINNFVDNFMVSQISGGITAVGMANFWTGIVFSFIISINTIGSIIFAQYWGKKEFKLAQQVNNIRYILCFIVILFFAVLSWAFPESLLRVVQWRRGSSNLDQDIFDQAKSYLFIISFSWILFAYIVTSSGILREIGVMKVSVLFNTLTLVMNIGLNFFLIPLMGVSGSALATVISRLITSLLMYLYQLFYKKEVSLSILKMFQIERNIWKQFFARFVGMSLVTIASLIISIRSVLWSQSLPPGSIGIDDGSGFYKFWGIGFLTVSGIIITIANIFFTTFASIQTSVSIVVGQNLGQNKIELAKKNAAMLKGFLFVVSVVMSVVAFIIVFAITKTDLITTGIKEQVQKGLSDYFNENNLPIDQAVIDAQKVLAVDFYLNQIFMICIVIILINPIWVQINSSLTIIKAGGRANFASWWDFFTGLGQLVWQILIVFVLIPLISEVHLKLFVSLTVFYLSDILKWIIFELIYLKSNWAINLTLENSTLKESI
- the greA gene encoding transcription elongation factor GreA, translating into MKKMMNDEVLLTQQKLDEIKKELEHLINVERVNVIQEIKDARSQGDLSENAEYDVAREKQGIIESKIREFEAIIAKAKIIETRSGSKRVSIGSKVTLKNLESGLVQTFQIVSSIDADPFANKISNFSPIAQVLLGQHEGDEVEVDVNEKYSVKILEVTNE